In Cardinium endosymbiont of Dermatophagoides farinae, the sequence ATCCACCATAAAAAAGCATCAAATCTGTCCAGGCATTGCTGTTCAATATAGCTTCTTTATTTCCTGGGATGTTGGCATCAATGTCAGAAAATATTGTACGGAGTATCACCTTTCGCTGCGTACTTTCAGCTAATTTTATCTTATCTTTTTGTAGAATGGTTTCTTTCTTTGTCTTTGAAGCCAATACCTTAGAAGAGATAGGAGCAATTGGAAAAGACCTTAAATAATTACGTGAAACTTTTGCAGTAATCGATTCATCCTCTATCCTTGAATCAGCAGATGCCCAGACGCTACTGATACAACGCAATGATAAGATAAAGTAAAATATAATTATTCTTGCACAACTGCTATTATTCCTCATAATCGGTGAAGTAAAATTTAGTTTTGGGTTTGGTTGAAACAAACTTTTAGTTTGCTGGCCTTGTTACACAAGTTAATATAAGCTATTATTGATTGCTTCAAGTAAAGTTACGGCTTCGTGGGCAATCTACAGCGCTTTTTTATCTTTTTTTTGATTTTACATTGTTTTCTAAAATATGTAAACATTCCTCTAAGCTAAGCAGGTTGGGATCTGTAATATCCTTAGGAATACGTGCATGGTTTTTACCATTTTTAATATATGGCCCCCATCTTCCATTTAAAATCTGTATCATTGGATCTTCAGGAAAACTTTTAATCAGCTTTTCTGCGTCTGCTTTCCGTTTTGCTTCAATAATGGCTATGGCACCTTCTTCATTAATCGTAAATGGATCATCCGTTTTTGGTATCGAATAAAAAAGTGTACCATGTTTGATATATGGACCAAACCTTCCTATGTTAATCATCAGTGGTAGCGTCTCAAACGTTCCAACTATGCGTGGTAGTTTAAAAAGTTCTAAGGCTTCTTCTAATGTAATCGTTTCCATACGCTGATTGGCCCGTAATCCTGCAAAACGAGGGGAGGCCTCACGATCATCTGCTTCAATGCCTAACTGAACCAATGGGCCATATTTACCCAATCGGACGATTAAGGACGCATTGGTTGCTGGATCTTTTCCTAAGAGCCTGGTATAGTTTACCATCGATCGATCTATACCAGCAGTAGCTTGCACCTTAGGATAAAAACCACTATAAAACTCAGTTAACATCTGATTCCAGATTTTAGCACCTTGTGCAATCTTATCCAGCTCTTTTTCTACATGTGCGGTAAAATTATAATCAGTTACATCAGAAAAGTGTTTGACCAAAAAGTCATTGACCACAGTAGCCATATCGGTTGGAAAAAGTTTTTGTTTCTCTGCACGAACGATTTCAGTTAGTGTTGCAGTATGGATTAAGTTATTTTGTAGCGTTAATAACCTATAGGCACGTGGAAAGCCTTCACGGGATTCCAATTTGATATATCCTCTTTTCTGAATCGTGGCAATGATAGGTGCATAGGTAGAAGGACGTCCGATCTCTTTTTCTTCTAAATCTCTTACCAAAGTGGCCTCAGTATACCGAGCGGGTGGATTGCTGAACCGTTCTCTGGCCAACATTTTCTCTAAGGAAAGCTCCTGGCCTATATGGAGTGGTGGCAACATCGTTTTGTTCTCATCTGCCCCTTCTTCATCTTCCTGTTCGCGTAGATATGCCTTTAGAAAACCTTCAAATTTTAATACTTCTCCAGTTGCGATCAGTGGTTGGTCTGTTGTAGAGATTTGAATCGTTGCTATGGTTTTTTCTATTTGTGCATCAGCCATTTGAGAGGCCATCGCTCTGCGCCAAATCAGTTCATATAGCCGCTGCTCATCTTTATGGCTACTGGCTACCTTTAATGAAAAATCAGTGGGCCGTATTGCTTCATGGGCTTCTTGTGCAGTGGATGATTTAGTAGTATAACTTCTAGCCTGAAAGTAGGCAGCCCCATAGGTGGCCACAACCATTTCTGATATATTTTGTATCGCCTCTTTTGAAAACGTTACAGAGTCTGTCCTCATGTAAGAAATTTTACCTGTCTCATAGAGCTGCTGGGCCAATACCATTGTGCGGTTTACAGAATAGCCAAGCTTTCTACTGGCTTCTTGCTGTAGGGTAGAAGTGGTAAAAGGAGGGGAAGGAGATCGTTTTAATGCCTTCGTATCCAATGCTTTAATCGAAAAAAGTGCCCCTTTGCATTGTTCTAGAAATGCAAAGGCTGTTTCTTCTGTTTTAAATTTTTCTGCACCATCTGCTTTCAGTAGTTGCCCTGTCGGTAAAATAAAAAAAGCAGCTACCGCAAAACTAGAAGTGGAAACAAAACGATCAATGGCTCTTTCTCGCTCTACGACCATCCTTACTGCAACAGATTGGACACGGCCTGCAGAGAGACCAGGTTTAATCTTTTTCCACAATAATGGAGATAGGTCATAGCCTACTAGCCTATCTAAAACACGTCTGGCTTGTTGTGAATCAACTAAAGCTAAGTCGATGGTACGTGGTTGCTTCAATGCATTCAAAACAGCCATTTTGGTAATTTCTCTAAAAACAATCCGTTGCACCTTGTCATCCTTTAGCTCAAGCGCCTCTTTTAAATGCCACGAAATAGACTCTCCTTCTCGGTCATCATCACTGGCTAAATAGACACAATCAGAGCTATTGGCTAATTTTTTAAGGTGTTGTACCACCCGTTCCTTTCCGGGACTGATTTCATAACTAGGCAAAAAACCTTGCTCAATGTTAATGGCGTTATTGCCTTTAATAAGGTCTCTAATATGGCCATTAGAGGAGGCTACTTGGTAACTACTTCCTAGGTAGCGTTCGATCGTTTTCGCTTTGGCAGGTGACTCAACAATAACTAGATTTTTTGCCATAGAAATGTTTGTTATAGTAAGATATTAATTGTTATGCAATAATATTTATGTTAGATTCATCATGTATAAAGCTTAGGCCAGTGCCCACCTATCTTGCGCATTGCCTTCGCTTTACCCTATTGTGCACCCCTATTAGGAGGTTTTGGCCCCAATTTACAAATGGTTATTTGATTATAATATATTATCGCTTCTAAAATAAGTTAAAATATTTTATATAATTAGTCTAAATTAACCCTTTAAAAATGATTAGACCTTCTGCAAAACCTATTTCTAATGGCAATTTTGGTGTCGAAGCTTGTCTATGCTCCTCAAATACATTTAGTATTCTGCGGTGCTCGACTGCGCTTCTCCTAAAAACTGCTGATCACAAATAGGTTTTGAAGAAGGTCTATTGTAGTACCTGGACTATTTTTATAGCCCCAACCACTTAAGATAGCCGTTACGAGGCCAAGTAAGCCGAAATATTGCCACAGCGCTGAATAAAAACGTTCATTCAATTATTAAATCGTTTGATTATTAAGCGTTTTATGAAGCAAGAAAAGTTTTTTATCCTTTATTTCTGAAAAGCTTATTGCAAATTAGAAAAAAGTATGTACCTTTGTATCACAGTTGATCAGACTCGGTGAGCAGTCAAGTACGGTGAGTGGCCAAGTATAAGGTAATAAACAAGTACGGGGTAGTAAAGTAGTAAATTTGATTCTGGTTTAGCTTTGGTTCTTTGAAATAGATGTAGGTAAGAAACTCATTTTAAGTAATGAGGGAGAGAGAAGTGTGTGACTCAAAAAATCATTCCTAGTTTCATGATTAGGGATAACGTTAATAAAAATAATAGAAAGAAGAGTTTGATCCTGGCTCAGGATGAACGCTAGCGGCAGGCCTCATACATGCAAGTCGAGGGGCAGCGGGACACTCCGGTGTTGCCGGCGACCGGCGGACGGGTGCGTAATGCGCATGCAATCTACTTTACACTGGGGAATAGCCTCCGGAAACGGGAATTAATACCCCATATAATCTTATTAGCGCATGTTAAAAAGATGAAAGCTCCGGCGGTGTAAAATGAGCGTGCGTCCTATTAGCTAGTTGGTGAGGTAATGGCTCACCAAGGCTACGATGGGTAGGGGTTCTTAGTGGAAGGTCCCCCACACTGGCACTGAGATACGGGCCAGACTCCTACGGGAGGCAGCAGTAGGGAATATTGGTCAATGGGCGCAAGCCTGAACCAGCCATGCCGCGTGCAGGATGAAGGCTCTCTGAGTTGTAAACTGCTTTTGTACAGGAGCAAAAAAGTCCCTGCGGGGATTCTTGAGCGTACTGTTAAGAATAAGCACCGGCTAATTCCGTGCCAGCAGCCGCGGTAATACGGGAGGTGCAAGCGTTATCCGGTTTTATTGGGTTTAAAGGGTGCGTAGGCGGCTTATTAAGTCAGTTGTGAAATCCTAGTGCTTAACGCTAGAACTGCGATTGATACTATTAGGCTTGAGTTAAGAAGAGGTAAGCAGAATTTATGGTGTAGTAGTGAAATGCTTAGATATCATAAGGAATACCAATAGCGTAGGCAGCTTACTGGTCTTTAACTGACGCTGAGGCACGAAAGCGTGGGGAGCAAACAGGATTAGATACCCTGGTAGTCCACGCCGTAAACGATGATCACTCGATATACATGATACATCATGTGTGTCTAAGCGAAAGCGTTAAGTGATCCACCTGGGGAGTATACTCGCAAGGGTGAAACTCAAAGGAATTGACGGGGGTCCGCACAAGCGGTGGAGTATGTGGTTTAATTCGATAATACGCGAGGAACCTTACCTGGGCTAGAATGTGTTTTGCTACCTTGAGAAATTGAGGGTTCCTTCGGGACGGAATACAAGGTGCTGCATGGCTGTCGTCAGCTCGTGCCGTGAGGTGTTGGGTTAAGTCCTATAACGAGCGAAACCCTTTTACTTAATTGCCAGCACGTAATGGTGGGGACTTTAAGTAGACTGCCCGTGTAAGCGGGAGGAAGGAGAGGACGAGGTCAAGTCATCATGGCCTTTATGCCCAGGGCTACACACGTACTACAATGGCATGTACAAAGGGAAGCTACTTGGCAACAAGATGCAAATCTCAAAAGCATGTCTCAGTTCGGATTGAGGTCTGCAATTCGACCTCATGAAGTTGGAATCGCTAGTAATCGCGTATCAGCAATGACGCGGTGAATACGTTCTCGGACCTTGTACACACCGCCCATCAAGCCATGGGAGTTGGTAGAGCTTGAAGACAGTGGCCGTAAAAGGAGCTGTTTAGTGTTAGACCAGCGACTGGGGCTAAGTTGTAACAAGGTAGCCGTACCGGAAGGTGTGGCTGGAATATCTCTTTTATAGAGTATAATACTGTCTCTCTCTTCTTACCGCATTTATTTTAAATGCTATTTCCCTTCTTTTGAAACATCCTATTCTAAATTGTTTAATGGATCTTTAGCTTTAGTGGAAAAGGTTCGTATGATGCATCCAAGGTTGGTGCTTTGATCATCGTTTTCTATTAAGCTAATCAAATTCTATAAAAACTATGTATATTGCAATGTGTATCTAAATAATATAGAATAAGCTATGGAAAAAATTACCCCAAAAATAGATCTGGCCTTCAAAAAAATCTTTGGTGTAGAAGAGAATAAGGATTTGCTGATTTCCTTGATCAATGCTACGGTTTCGCCAGAAGATCAAGTACGTGATGTGACCCTATTAAACCCCTATAATGCCAAAAGTTTTAGAAGTGATAAGCTAGATGTGAAAGCAGTAGGTGAGACGGGTAAAATATTTAATATAGAGATCCAAGTCACCGATGAAGCAGATTATGACAAACGTGCTTTATATTATTGGGCCAAGCTGTATACAGATCAGTTAAAGGCTGCACAAACTTATTCAAAGTTACATAAAGCAATAGGTATTCACATTCTTAATTTTATTTCTATACCAGATAGCGATAAGTATCATAATGCATTCCATATCACAGAAAAAGAGAGTGGTCTTCCTTATTTTCCGGATTTAGAATTGCATACGATAGAACTGGTTAAGTTTAGTAACGATCCTAATGAAGATTTATCAAGTTTATTGAAAAAGGTAAAAAATGGACTAGATATTTGGACGGCCTTTCTAACGCGTCATGACTTACTCAATAAGGATAACTTATCGGAAGCGCTAGCGACCGATAGCCTAAAAAAGGCCTTGCATGTCTTAGATACGGTTAATTTTACCGATGAAGAGCGAATGGCTTATGAAGATCGCTTGAAATGGTGGAGAATAGAAGCTGGTACAATAGAAAAATTTCAAAAGAAAGCTAAAGAAGAAGGAAGAGAAGAAGGAAGAGAAGAGGGAAGAGAAGAGGGTATGCGGATAGGGGAAGAGCAAGGGAAGTTAGAGGGTATCCGAATAGGAGAAGAAAAAAGAAATATCGAGATTGCCAAAACCATGCTGCAAAAAGGTTACCCTTTAGAAGATGTTGTTTTGTTAACTGGGTTGTCCATCAAACAGGTAGAGGAGTTACAGTAGTGTGATTAAATTTTGCAAAAGCTAGACTATCGTATAGTCCCTTGCACATTGCAATGATACATTGCTGGACACAAAGCATAAAGTATAGAAAAACCCATTCTGAAAGTCTATCTAGCCTTAAAAAATCGGGTCTTTAAGATGCCGTGCGCACGCTGGGTATTTCATATGTTCCGGATATAATAAGCTAGCTAATTATAATACTTATAATGATTCACATGCTAATCGATGGCCACAAAAGGTCATTTCCAAAAGGAACTACTGGTTTAGCTATTGCCCAACAAATAGGGGTATCTATGGATATTTTAGCGGTTCAAGTTAATCAAGAGGTTTATGACCTCACGCGTGCAATTGAAATAGATGCTACCCTGCATTTCCTTAGATGGGAGGATGATGCAGGAAAACAGCTCTTTTGGCATTCCTCTGCACACCTTTTAGCAGCAGCTTTGGAGCAGCTTTATCCTGATGTTAAATTTGGTATAGGTCCCCCTATTGCACAAGGATTCTATTATGATGTAGATCTGGGTGCACATACTCCTGATGCTTTAGATCTAGGGGCGATAGAAAAAACAATCATTACGCTGGCCCAGCGAAAAGATCCATTTATCCGTCGAGCCGTTTCCAAGCAAGAAGCGGTCACCTTTTTTACTAAAAAGGAAGATCCTTATAAGTTAGAACTACTCGAAGGGCTAGTAGATGGTACGATTACCTTATACCAACAAGGTGATTTTATAGATTTGTGTAAGGGTGCCCATTTGCCCCATACTGGATGGGTGAAGGCTGTTAAAATTTTAAATGTTTCAGGGGCCTATTGGCGGGGCAATGAAAAAAATAAACAGCTTACCCGTATTTATGGAATTACCTTTCCTACTAAAAAAGAGCTTGCTGATTTTCTCCATGTTAGAGAAGAAGCCAAAAAAAGGAGTCATACAAAGATCGGAAAGGCCCTTGGCTTGTTTACTTTTTCTGAAAAGGTAGGGCTAGGGCTGCCCCTTTGGTTGCCTAAGGGTGCGCTACTCTGTGATACCCTGGTACAGTTTCTTAAAAAAGAGCAGCTCAACCGTGGGTATCAACCAGTGATTACCCCCCATATTGGCCATAAAAACCTTTACATCACCTCTGGCCATTATGAAAAGTATCAAGAAGATTGTTTCCAGCCCATTCGTACTGGTGAAGCTGAAGAGGAATACCTCTTAAAGCCTATGAACTGCCCCCATCATTGTGAGATTTATAATAGTGCGCCCCGTTCTTACAAAGAATTGCCCATACGTTTGGCAGAATTTGGAACTGTCTATCGCTATGAATTACATGGTGCTTTGCATGGGCTGACTAGAACCCGCTGCTTTACCCAAGATGATGCCCATATTTTCTGTCGTTCAGACCAAGTTCCAGAAGAATTTGCTAAAGTAATTGATTTAGTGCTTTATATATTTGGCTTATTGGGTTTTAAAGATTATATTGCGCAGCTCTCTTTTAGAGACCCTACTAGTGATAAGTATATAGGTCAGTCGACAGACTGGGATTTGGCAGAAGCAGCGATTCAAACCATTGCCCAAGAAAAAGGTTTACAAACCACTACTGTGCTTGGAGAGGCTGCTTTTTATGGCCCAAAGGTCGATTTTATGGTCAAGGATGTCTTAGGGCGTAGTTGGCAATTGGGTACTGTGCAGTTGGATTACCAACTGCCCATTCGGTTTGACTTGACCTATATGGGAGCTGATGGCAGGAAACATCGACCCGTTATGATCCATCGTGCCCCATTTGGTTCCCTAGAGCGATTTATAGCTATTCTTATTGAGCATACCGGTGGAAAGTTTCCACTCTGGCTAGCACCGGAACAAGTAGCGCTTTTATCGCTTTCTGATAAATATAATGATTATGCTGCGGCTGTAGAGCAAAAGTTATTAGACAAGGGGATTCGTACTACCCTAGATATCCGAAACGAAACGATTGGAAAAAAAATTCGTGAGACGACCTTGCGCAAAGTCCCCTATATCATAGTGGTTGGGGAAAAGGAAATGGCCAGTGAAACCGTTGCCGTTCGAAGACAAGATGGACAAGTCAGTATGCGTTTGGATGATTTTATTCAGCAGATTTGTGCGGAAATAGCTACGAATCGGTGCATATAGGCTGATTAAATGCTATAACAAGCAGCCAT encodes:
- the topA gene encoding type I DNA topoisomerase; translated protein: MAKNLVIVESPAKAKTIERYLGSSYQVASSNGHIRDLIKGNNAINIEQGFLPSYEISPGKERVVQHLKKLANSSDCVYLASDDDREGESISWHLKEALELKDDKVQRIVFREITKMAVLNALKQPRTIDLALVDSQQARRVLDRLVGYDLSPLLWKKIKPGLSAGRVQSVAVRMVVERERAIDRFVSTSSFAVAAFFILPTGQLLKADGAEKFKTEETAFAFLEQCKGALFSIKALDTKALKRSPSPPFTTSTLQQEASRKLGYSVNRTMVLAQQLYETGKISYMRTDSVTFSKEAIQNISEMVVATYGAAYFQARSYTTKSSTAQEAHEAIRPTDFSLKVASSHKDEQRLYELIWRRAMASQMADAQIEKTIATIQISTTDQPLIATGEVLKFEGFLKAYLREQEDEEGADENKTMLPPLHIGQELSLEKMLARERFSNPPARYTEATLVRDLEEKEIGRPSTYAPIIATIQKRGYIKLESREGFPRAYRLLTLQNNLIHTATLTEIVRAEKQKLFPTDMATVVNDFLVKHFSDVTDYNFTAHVEKELDKIAQGAKIWNQMLTEFYSGFYPKVQATAGIDRSMVNYTRLLGKDPATNASLIVRLGKYGPLVQLGIEADDREASPRFAGLRANQRMETITLEEALELFKLPRIVGTFETLPLMINIGRFGPYIKHGTLFYSIPKTDDPFTINEEGAIAIIEAKRKADAEKLIKSFPEDPMIQILNGRWGPYIKNGKNHARIPKDITDPNLLSLEECLHILENNVKSKKR
- a CDS encoding Rpn family recombination-promoting nuclease/putative transposase is translated as MEKITPKIDLAFKKIFGVEENKDLLISLINATVSPEDQVRDVTLLNPYNAKSFRSDKLDVKAVGETGKIFNIEIQVTDEADYDKRALYYWAKLYTDQLKAAQTYSKLHKAIGIHILNFISIPDSDKYHNAFHITEKESGLPYFPDLELHTIELVKFSNDPNEDLSSLLKKVKNGLDIWTAFLTRHDLLNKDNLSEALATDSLKKALHVLDTVNFTDEERMAYEDRLKWWRIEAGTIEKFQKKAKEEGREEGREEGREEGMRIGEEQGKLEGIRIGEEKRNIEIAKTMLQKGYPLEDVVLLTGLSIKQVEELQ
- the thrS gene encoding threonine--tRNA ligase — translated: MIHMLIDGHKRSFPKGTTGLAIAQQIGVSMDILAVQVNQEVYDLTRAIEIDATLHFLRWEDDAGKQLFWHSSAHLLAAALEQLYPDVKFGIGPPIAQGFYYDVDLGAHTPDALDLGAIEKTIITLAQRKDPFIRRAVSKQEAVTFFTKKEDPYKLELLEGLVDGTITLYQQGDFIDLCKGAHLPHTGWVKAVKILNVSGAYWRGNEKNKQLTRIYGITFPTKKELADFLHVREEAKKRSHTKIGKALGLFTFSEKVGLGLPLWLPKGALLCDTLVQFLKKEQLNRGYQPVITPHIGHKNLYITSGHYEKYQEDCFQPIRTGEAEEEYLLKPMNCPHHCEIYNSAPRSYKELPIRLAEFGTVYRYELHGALHGLTRTRCFTQDDAHIFCRSDQVPEEFAKVIDLVLYIFGLLGFKDYIAQLSFRDPTSDKYIGQSTDWDLAEAAIQTIAQEKGLQTTTVLGEAAFYGPKVDFMVKDVLGRSWQLGTVQLDYQLPIRFDLTYMGADGRKHRPVMIHRAPFGSLERFIAILIEHTGGKFPLWLAPEQVALLSLSDKYNDYAAAVEQKLLDKGIRTTLDIRNETIGKKIRETTLRKVPYIIVVGEKEMASETVAVRRQDGQVSMRLDDFIQQICAEIATNRCI